The nucleotide sequence CAAAATAATCTTTCTGACCGCCGGGATTAATGAACCCCGATGCAAACAGGAGATTCATCGAACCAAATCGATTAAATTCATCCGGGGGAGAATTCGCCGGAACGACACCAAAGACATTCGTTTGAGGCCGAAAATGATTGATACCAGGCAGAATGAAATCGTCACGGTGATAGGTTCGACTCACTCCCCCACGTTGTACAGTCAAAGACGAAAGTTCTTTTGCCTGCCCCAGCTTGTCCTGAATTGTCTCATAGGCAATCAGGCGATCAGGGATCGAGGCCACATACGCATCAACTTGTGGTTTCTCGCCCCCCTCCAATATGTGCAAATCAGTACCCACATAAGCAGAATCGCCCTTGAACAGTGTGCGTTTTTGAGATTTACTCAGAGGAGTGACTTCGGCCTCACCATCCACGACCGACACACTTGATGCCCCGTCTTCAGCAACTTCCACGGAAAAACGGGTTCCCAGATCAATCACTTCACTTGTCGGCGTCGTGACTTCAAAGCCTTCGGCCCCCGCTGGTGCATATACAGAGCAGTTGCCAAGGTTCACGGCAAGCTTTTCGTTATCGACGACCTGAAACTGTGCCGGTGCGCTGAGAATCACTTCGGCGCCCGAAGCAAAAAGAATCTTGATCAACCCTTCCTGCAGCATGTAATGCTCTGCGAAGCGGAAACGACTGCCAATCGAAATGGGAGAACTGGAGCCACGCAACACAGTACGATGCCCTGCAATCAATATCGCTTCGGATAATAATTCGTCGTGATTTTTTCTTCCGGTCGTAGATTCTACCGCTTGCTCTGCAGATTCATTTTCCGCGAATTGTTTTCGTTGTTCAAAAACCGGGAATGTCAAGAGAACAGTTACCACCAGGCAGGATAAAGCGATTGCCGTGAGCGCCCACCCGCTGAAGGGGAATGAATATTTTCGTTGTGCGCGAATCACTTTGAGTTCAGGAGCACTGTTGTGAACGCCCCCCAGCTCAATCAGTGACGCATCCAGCCACATGGTTTCCAGGTACAATGCCTGACGCTCTGGCTGATTTATCAGCAACGACTCCAGAACTTCCGCATCGGCTTTGTCGAGCGAACCTTCGGCAAGCCGGCTTAATAGTCGTCTAAATTCTTCATCATTTTTCTGATTGTTATCAGACATGTTCCACCTCCGCTACGCGTCGCCGCACACAATCTTTCAACTGACTCCGGATTCTGCCAACCCGGTCATAGAGCGCGTTGATTTTCATCCCGATTTCTTCTGCGACGGCCGAGCACTTCCGTCTTTCCCAGTACACCTGTTGCACCAGCCACAGATCTTTTTGACGCAGTGATTTCAAACATTTCTCCAGAGACAGCATCTGTGTACTATGATCGTTTTTATGAGTAGACATACATGCAAAGAGCTGTTCGAGAAGCTGCTCTGAGAAATGATGCCGATCTCGCGATGAGACACGTTGAAAGTTTTTCACTTCGTAAAAAGCGATTCCCATCGCCCATGGGAGAAAATCACAACTCGAATCATACTGGTCAAATTTTTCCCACATAATCATACTGCAACGCTGGTAAACATCTTCTGCATCAGCGTGATCTGCTAATAATGAATAGATGAAAGCATACAATTGACGACGATGAGCTGTCAGCAGTTTTGTAAATTGACTTTCCTGATTCTTCTGCTCCGCGAGCTTTTCCAACACAACTCCACTCCCATCCTTATCATGGCAACACGCAGTTATCCTGGTCTCTATAAGTAATCGTACGCCCAATGGATATTACAGGTTGCGTATTCGAATAATCTACAAAATATTCAATTATTTGTAGTCTCGGAGAGAGACCAGTCTCGACGAACACCCAGAGACCGTTTGTCCATCGCAACCGATGAAAAGCTGGATGTCATATTTTCGGTGCAGCCAGATGAGCTAAATAAACTGCTGCCCGCCTGGTTGTGCAGCAGAGATCGAGCTCACTCACTTCCTGCGGGCATCGACGTGCAATCAGAACACTAACGGTGATCGACCTCACAATTTTACAGAGCTGCGATGATCCCTGTCACTTCAGTTCCCTGTCACTTCAGTTCAAACTCAAAATTGTTTTCGCTGTCATTAGCCGTCACCCTGGCTTCCAGACCGCTTTTTGTGAGGATTCCGTATTTGGAAGGAATGCGTGAAACCGGTACGATCAGCACCTCTCCCTCCTCGCTGACTGCTTTCTTACCGGGAGGCAGTGGTTCGAAGGCTTCAATGGTGACTCGATGTGGCCCTACGACTGCACCGTCGCGTCCTTGAGTGGAAAGGCTGAATTGCCCAGACTCATCTGTTCTGCCAATAGCAACAGGGCCTTTCTCCGGAGTGAAAGCAACGCCAGCATCAGCAAGCGGTTTTCCTTCCCAGGTAACTGTTCCTTCCACTGCCGCCACCTGCGGGCCATCGCTCCCGCTACAGCCAAACAGTGTATACGCTGAAATGAGTAGCAGGATGCCAGTGAATCTATTCATTCGATGCTCCTATTAGATTTTGTTCATAAAGTGCCTGTTTACAATAAACGGCGTTCGATAACGCTCTCTTGTTCAGGCCAGGAGATAAGGAAGGCTCAGAGGGAATACCTGTGAGCCATCGATGCAGCCTGATTTCTGGAGAATGACTTTGCATCCAGCCGTTGGTCGGTTACAGGTTTCCAACTGAAGTCAGTACGTATTTGACCAGAAACAGAATGTGCAAGTAGCCTTCCCATCCTCACGTCTCAGACAGGATTAGAATTCGCCGAGAACCGCGCCGTCAGCTCGGTCGCCCAGATGCTGGAACGTGTCGGCATGATCGATGTTTTCGCTGAGGAAACGCACGGCACCGTCGACCATCAGGAAGTGGGCTCCCCCCGAGTGCATCGACTTAAACCCAAGAGAGTAGTTCCATTGAGTATGCGCAGTGCATGCAGAGTTTGTGATGCGTCGGGACGACCCCAACTGATCGCAGGTCGTGAACTCATTGATGGGAGTCAGTGTCATCGTTTCTGCGTTGCAGGTCGACTGGGCGTAGGACCAGCTACCCCGGTCTGCGTCGAGACATGATGGCAGTGTCTCTCCCACCTGAATCGTATTTGAACTGCCGTCGAGAACATCAGCAATACGAATACTGGCACCATTGCGCGAGATCATCCCGGAAATGCCGCCTTTCAAAAGCGTCTTTCCATACAGTGTTGATTTCAACGCGTAAACCTGAAAAGGGCTGCAAGCCGAAGAGCCGCTGGGTGCTGATTGAGACCCCATGGATCCAGCATAGTTACATTGAGCATATCCGCCCCGTGGTTGATTGTATGGGTCGCTGGGGCAGGTATAGATTGTCATGGGAATTTCTCGTACGATTCTGCCGTCGGCAAGCGTGGCCTGTACAGCCGAGGCAGTAGCGCCAGACATGTCGATCTGATTAAACAATGTTGCCTGATCGACATAAGGTAAAATTCGAACCTGCCAGCTTACCCTCGGCGGCAAATCGCGATCTCCAGTTCCACCAATGGGAAACATACCATAAGTCTCATGATAGTTGTGGAGCGCCAGGCCGATCTGCTTCAAGTTATTTTTGCAAGTACTTCGACGTGCCGCTTCACGTGCCTGCTGTACCGCTGGCAAGAGCAATGAAATAAGAATCGCGATAATAGCGATCACAACCAGCAACTCAATAAGTGTAAAACCTGACCTTCTCCCATGACTGCGATTCAACATAACAAAGCCCTTCCTGAAACAAGATAATCAATCTGAGGAATAAGAACTGACTACAACAAAAATAGAAATGTGACAGCTTGATCAAGCTGTGATTTTCACAGCCCTGCACACACAGAGATCGTTGTGACGGTTCGACTCAGCAGCTGGTAGTGCTACTTATTCGATAGTCACAACACAGGTTACTGAATAAGAATTGTTATTTATCACTCCGCGCAGCAGCGAACCACTCAATGAGAAAGGTGTAGTCACACGAGAACGAACTCAATGAGATTGGGTCATATAAGTAATCGTATACCCGAAGAATTATTCAGGTCTGTTTTCTAAAAAAAACACCATTTTCTGATGAATTGAATAAAACATCACAACAGAGAGGCAGGAAACTGGAGGCTTAGTGAATCTCACCGGCTTTCAATTCTGAACTCTAGAATGCTTCATGGACAATCCCCGTTGATGAAAAAGGAAGCACTCAGATCAGTTCGGCGATAGGTTTGCCATGCGGTAGAATGGGAATCGGTCGCCCCTGGTGGTCGACGAGAGACTGGGTAAAATCAATACCCAGGTGCTGATAGATGGTAGCCAGCATATCCTGTGGCGTGCAGGGTGAGTGTGTGGGGTACTCTGCTTTGGAATTGGTGGCACCGACGACCTGTCCCATTTTAAGATTGCCACCAGAGAAGAGTGCCGTGTAAGCCTGAGGCCAGTGGTTACGACCGGTCCCTGAATTATTGGATGAGAGTCGGGGCGTGCGGCCGAATTCGCCGACTGCGACCACCATGATTTTTTTCTCCAGGCTTCGTTCATGAATGTCTTCGATAAGAGTTGCCAGTGCCTGGTCCATATATGGCAGTCGGACTTTCATATACTTCGCGAAATGTCCGGGACGCCCTGCGTTTAAAATGTGATCGTCCCAGTTCGTAAATTCCTGACCGTTTTTGGGGGTATTGAAGAACAGGGAAACAACGCCACAACCGGATTCCGCGAGTCGGCGGGCCAGCAGGCAGCCCTGTCCCCACATGTTACGGCCATAGCGGTCACGTAGACTGTCTGGTTCTCGATCAATTTCAAATGAGCTGGCGGCATCGGGGCTGGTAAGCATTTGAAATGCCAGATCACGGAATTTGTCGTTGCCAGCCAGGTCACCGTTCAGATCCAGGTCGTTCCGCAGACGGTCGATCTGTCTTAATAGCTGCCGACGTTCGACCAGATGCTGGCCATCCAGACCGGCCTGCAGCTTCAGTGATGGCGGGCGGTAATTTGCAGACGAGGGTTCGGTGGATTCGAAGGGGCCGTGCTGCAGACCGAGATAAGTCGGTTGTACCATATAAAATTTTGAGGGAATCGAGACATAGGGAGGCGTCCCCTTGCCTGATAAGCCCCGCACCGCGCTGGTGACGGATCCAAAATCCGGATGTTCGCTTTTTGATCCAGACGAAGGATCCAGTTTGGAGGGACGCTTGCCTGACAGCACGATAATCCCACCGTCGCTATGAATTCCCACGTCGTGGTGTAAGGATCGAACCAGCGAGAATTTATCTGCGATTTTAGCTTGCCGGGGAAAGAGTTCGCAGATATCCATACCCGGGACATTGGTCGCAATCGGGTTGAAGAGAGAACGATAGTCCGAGGGAGCTTCCGGTTTAAGGTCGTAAGTCTCCAGTTGCGAAGGTCCGCCATGCAGAAACAGGAGGATCACGGAGGTATCCTGCCGCGGCTGACCTGCTTCACTACGTAATGCCAGCAGTTGTGAGAGCGATAACCCGCCCAGGCATAAGG is from Gimesia maris and encodes:
- a CDS encoding FecR family protein, yielding MSDNNQKNDEEFRRLLSRLAEGSLDKADAEVLESLLINQPERQALYLETMWLDASLIELGGVHNSAPELKVIRAQRKYSFPFSGWALTAIALSCLVVTVLLTFPVFEQRKQFAENESAEQAVESTTGRKNHDELLSEAILIAGHRTVLRGSSSPISIGSRFRFAEHYMLQEGLIKILFASGAEVILSAPAQFQVVDNEKLAVNLGNCSVYAPAGAEGFEVTTPTSEVIDLGTRFSVEVAEDGASSVSVVDGEAEVTPLSKSQKRTLFKGDSAYVGTDLHILEGGEKPQVDAYVASIPDRLIAYETIQDKLGQAKELSSLTVQRGGVSRTYHRDDFILPGINHFRPQTNVFGVVPANSPPDEFNRFGSMNLLFASGFINPGGQKDYFEGDFISGKDGTPGMNIVFDQPVINSPGPDIVIFDAQSIAHSLEGDVFHLYPHSSHPNAHPATFMKYDIDGYSADAQFMTGCRLIHLSQAFAEDGTPLPKFGRSQLINRVPSRMFAIGIDLDDMNIPPGGSITGLFLQDAQDDKDCIDPVVIVGLPPVK
- a CDS encoding sigma-70 family RNA polymerase sigma factor, which gives rise to MLEKLAEQKNQESQFTKLLTAHRRQLYAFIYSLLADHADAEDVYQRCSMIMWEKFDQYDSSCDFLPWAMGIAFYEVKNFQRVSSRDRHHFSEQLLEQLFACMSTHKNDHSTQMLSLEKCLKSLRQKDLWLVQQVYWERRKCSAVAEEIGMKINALYDRVGRIRSQLKDCVRRRVAEVEHV
- a CDS encoding carboxypeptidase-like regulatory domain-containing protein, coding for MNRFTGILLLISAYTLFGCSGSDGPQVAAVEGTVTWEGKPLADAGVAFTPEKGPVAIGRTDESGQFSLSTQGRDGAVVGPHRVTIEAFEPLPPGKKAVSEEGEVLIVPVSRIPSKYGILTKSGLEARVTANDSENNFEFELK
- a CDS encoding DUF1559 domain-containing protein yields the protein MLNRSHGRRSGFTLIELLVVIAIIAILISLLLPAVQQAREAARRSTCKNNLKQIGLALHNYHETYGMFPIGGTGDRDLPPRVSWQVRILPYVDQATLFNQIDMSGATASAVQATLADGRIVREIPMTIYTCPSDPYNQPRGGYAQCNYAGSMGSQSAPSGSSACSPFQVYALKSTLYGKTLLKGGISGMISRNGASIRIADVLDGSSNTIQVGETLPSCLDADRGSWSYAQSTCNAETMTLTPINEFTTCDQLGSSRRITNSACTAHTQWNYSLGFKSMHSGGAHFLMVDGAVRFLSENIDHADTFQHLGDRADGAVLGEF
- a CDS encoding DUF1501 domain-containing protein; this translates as MAGKPCSGPVNRREFMRIGSLCLGGLSLSQLLALRSEAGQPRQDTSVILLFLHGGPSQLETYDLKPEAPSDYRSLFNPIATNVPGMDICELFPRQAKIADKFSLVRSLHHDVGIHSDGGIIVLSGKRPSKLDPSSGSKSEHPDFGSVTSAVRGLSGKGTPPYVSIPSKFYMVQPTYLGLQHGPFESTEPSSANYRPPSLKLQAGLDGQHLVERRQLLRQIDRLRNDLDLNGDLAGNDKFRDLAFQMLTSPDAASSFEIDREPDSLRDRYGRNMWGQGCLLARRLAESGCGVVSLFFNTPKNGQEFTNWDDHILNAGRPGHFAKYMKVRLPYMDQALATLIEDIHERSLEKKIMVVAVGEFGRTPRLSSNNSGTGRNHWPQAYTALFSGGNLKMGQVVGATNSKAEYPTHSPCTPQDMLATIYQHLGIDFTQSLVDHQGRPIPILPHGKPIAELI